In one window of Lacticaseibacillus casei DSM 20011 = JCM 1134 = ATCC 393 DNA:
- a CDS encoding class I SAM-dependent methyltransferase — MAAIYDNPDFFKAYSQMDRSKKGLAGAGEWHELKTVLPDFTGKRVLDLGCGYGWHCRYAADHGAKSVLGIDTSAKMLAKASELTDDKRITYRQLDVQAIDQLPEQFEVILSSLAIHYIADYAELVGKISDKLPIGGQFVMSVEHPIFTAQGNEEWVTDEQGHNLYWPVDRYFDESKQETDFLGHRIKKYHRTLTTYLNTLLDNHLRLDRVIEPTPTAEIVKTIPGMADELRRPMMLIVATTKTA, encoded by the coding sequence ATGGCTGCGATTTATGATAATCCGGATTTTTTCAAGGCATATAGCCAAATGGATCGCTCGAAAAAAGGTTTAGCCGGGGCGGGGGAGTGGCATGAGTTGAAGACGGTCTTACCGGACTTTACCGGTAAACGGGTGCTTGATCTCGGGTGCGGTTATGGTTGGCACTGTCGCTATGCCGCTGATCATGGCGCTAAAAGTGTGCTTGGCATCGATACGTCAGCCAAAATGCTTGCCAAGGCTTCTGAGCTGACGGACGACAAGCGGATCACGTATCGCCAGCTGGACGTGCAGGCCATCGACCAATTGCCGGAGCAGTTTGAAGTCATTTTAAGCTCGCTAGCCATTCATTACATTGCCGATTACGCTGAACTTGTCGGTAAGATCAGCGACAAACTGCCAATTGGCGGGCAATTTGTCATGTCCGTGGAACATCCGATTTTTACGGCCCAAGGCAATGAGGAGTGGGTCACGGACGAGCAGGGCCACAACCTGTACTGGCCGGTTGATCGTTATTTTGACGAGAGCAAACAGGAAACCGACTTTTTAGGCCATCGAATCAAAAAATACCATCGGACGTTGACGACCTATTTGAATACCTTGCTCGACAACCATCTGCGACTGGATCGCGTGATTGAGCCGACCCCGACTGCTGAAATAGTCAAAACCATTCCCGGTATGGCAGATGAGTTGCGCCGGCCGATGATGCTGATTGTGGCAACGACCAAAACGGCGTGA